The genomic interval GTGAAGCTCGGCAGGAATGAAGTCAGCCTGCTTTCGTGATTTGTGTGAGAAAAGTCACTTCCCCGCTTTTCGATTTGAACTAGTTTTGCGTCAGAAATAAATCGAAAAGTCATGAACATTAAAGACCTCGTTAACGACCCAAAAACCGTATTAATCGACGTAAGAACGCCTATGGAGTACCAGGACCAGCACGTTGAAGGTTCTCTGAATATTCCACTGGATACTATTCCCGAAGAAGTAGAACGCATCCGTTCGATGAATGCTCCGATAGTAGTTTTCTGTCGCTCCGGCGCAAGAAGCGGACAAGCGATGATGTATCTGCAGCAGTCGGGCATCAGCAATGTGCACAATGCCGGTGGAATAGGCAACGTATTAATTTTAAAAATGAACTAAGATGATGGGCTTACTTAAAAACCTGTTTGGAAGTAAAACCGATTTCAGAGCCATGATGAAAAATGGAGCTGTCATTATTGACGTCCGCACACCACAGGAATACAAAGGTGGTCACATCAAAGGCTCCTTGAATATTCCGCTCGACAAAATCGAATCTCAGGCAGAATCCATCAAGAAAAAAGGCAAGCCGGTAATTACGGTTTGTCGTTCCGGTGGAAGAAGTGGAATGGCAGCAGATATTCTTCGCAGAAAAGGAGTAGAAGTAGTCAATGGCGGACCCTGGAATTCGCTTCAACGCAACATTCAATAATGAAACACATCAATTGGGTTCGGATAATTCGCCTGCTCTTAGGTGCAACATTAATCGGATCGGCCTGGTATGATCACGAGCCTCTCTTCTACTTGCTGGGAGCCTTGTTTTTAATCCAGGGAATATTTAACCTCGGATGCAGCAACGGTGTTTGTCGCATTCCCGGAATGAAAGAAACCACCATCGATAAAAAAGAAATTGAGTTTGAAAAAGTGGGTGAATAAAAATCGATTGTGGTTGATTGGTAGTCTTGCAGGAGCTGTTGCCGGATATGTGTATTGGCGTACAGTAGGGTGCAGTAACGGCTCTTGCATGATTACTTCCACATGGTACATTTCAACCTTGTATTTTTCCATTGGAGGCGCATTATTATTTGCCTCATTTCGCAGTGAATCAAAAAAGACTGATTCCCATTAAGCAGATATCATCCACCTGCTCCAGATCTCCTTTCCAATCCGTAATTACCTTTTGCAAATGAGCTTCCTGTTCACGGAGTGATTGGGCAGAGATTTCGCTGAGCAATTTTTTCAGATTCGATTCCTTGAACTTTTTACTTTTTACACCACCAAACTGATCGGCATACCCATCGGAGAATAAATAAAGCATATCATTCTCCTGCAAGTGCACCTGATGGGTGGTAAAAGGTTTTGCATGTTCAAAGCGACCAATGGGTTGTTTATCGCCTTTAATTTCCAAAATCTCTCCACTCCGGATAATCACCAGTGGATTATTTGCGCCCGACCATAATAATTCTTTTGTATCGGTACAAAAGGCACAGAGTGAAATATCCATTCCGTCTTTCACCTGATCT from Flavobacteriales bacterium carries:
- a CDS encoding rhodanese-like domain-containing protein — translated: MNIKDLVNDPKTVLIDVRTPMEYQDQHVEGSLNIPLDTIPEEVERIRSMNAPIVVFCRSGARSGQAMMYLQQSGISNVHNAGGIGNVLILKMN
- a CDS encoding rhodanese-like domain-containing protein, producing MMGLLKNLFGSKTDFRAMMKNGAVIIDVRTPQEYKGGHIKGSLNIPLDKIESQAESIKKKGKPVITVCRSGGRSGMAADILRRKGVEVVNGGPWNSLQRNIQ